The genomic stretch AATTCGTGCGGATAGGCGTCGATGCGCTTTTCCGGTGCGGGAATGCCGACCTCGGCCAACAGATCGATCGCGCGCTTGCGCGCTGCGGACTCCGACAAATTGCTGTGGGTGCGGATGGTCTCGATGATCTGGTCGCCGATCCGGTAGAGCGGATTGAGACTGGTCAGCGGATCCTGAAAGATCATGCCGATGCGTTTGCCGCGGATGCGGCGGATCTCTTCCGGCGGCAGATGATCGATCCGCATGCCCGACAGATAGATCTCGCCGCCGGCGATCCGGCCGGGCGGGTCGATCAGCCCGATCACCGCAAGTCCCGTGACCGATTTGCCGGCGCCGGATTCCCCGACCACGCCGAGCACTTCGCCCTTGGCGATGTCGAACGAAACCCCGTCGATGGCGCGCAGCGTATGGTGGCGGGTGACGAACTCCACCTCGAGATTACGCACCGAGAGAACAGGAGCGGTCATACAGCCAAATCTCTGAGAAAGCCGCGTCTCATCTGAGCTTCGGATTGAGCGCGTCGCGCAGCCAGTCGCCGAGCAGGTTGATGGAAAGGATCAACGCCGCGAGCGCCATGCCGGGGAAGGCGACGATCCACCATTCGCCGGAAAACAGATAATTGTTGCCGATGCCGATCAGGGTGCCGAGCGAGGGCATGGTATCGGGCATCCCTGAACCGAGAAACGACAGCGTCGCCTCGGTGATGATGGCAAGCGCGAGGTTGATGGTGGCGATGACGAGGATCGGCCCCATCGTGTTGGGCAGCACGTGACGCAGCATGATGACGGGGGCGGGCAGGCCGATCAGCTGCGCTGCGGCGACGTAATCCTTGCTCTTCTCCACCAGCACCGAGCCGCGCACGGTGCGGGCATATTGCACCCAGAAGCTAAGGCCGATCGCAACCACCAGCACGGCCAGCATGTTCATCGCGTCCAGCCGGTTGCCGAACACCGACTTGACCACGCCGTTGACGAGCAGAGCGATCAAAATGGCAGGGAAGGTGAGCTGCACGTCGGCGATCCGCATGATCAGGCTGTCGACGGCGCCGCCGACATAGCCCGCGATCAGGCCGAGCATGATGCCGAGCGCGCCGGAGAACACGACGCCGAGCACGCCGACCACGAGCGAAATGCGCAGGCCGTACAGGATCGCCGAAAGCACGTCGCGGCCCTGCTCATCGGTGCCGAGCAGGAACGGGCTTTGGCCGTCGGCTGTCCACAGCGGCGCGATGCGCGAATTCATCAACTGAAGCTGTGCCGGATCGAACGGGTTCTGAACGGCCAGGACGGAAGCGAAGATCGCCAGCAGGAAAAACAGGATCGTGATGGCCGCCGCCACCATTGTCAGTCTGGAACGGCGGAATGAATAGAACACGTCGCTTTCGAGCGCGCGCCGCAACCAGCCGCGGCCGTGCGGTGCGCTCGGTTCGGCTTGGTGTGGGACAACGGCGTCGGACATGAAAATCTCGCTCTAGCCCGGACGGCTGATGGTCGAGCGCAGGCGCGGATCGACCACGGTATAGAGGATATCGACCACGAGATTGATGGTGACGAAGATCAGCGACACCATCAGCAGGTACGCCGCCATGATCGGGATATCCACGTTTTGCACTGCCTGTACGAATAGCAAGCCCATGCCGGGCCACTGGAATACGGTTTCGGTGATGATTGCAAATGCAATAACCGAGCCAAACTGCAGCCCGGCCACCGTGATCACGGGAACCAGCGTGTTCTTCAGCGCGTGGCCGAAATGGATCGCCCGCGTCGTCAGCCCGCGGGCGCGGGCGAAGCGGATATAGTCGGTGCGGAGCACTTCGAGCATTTCGGCGCGCACCAGCCGCATGATCAGGGTCATCTGGAACAAGCCAAGCGTGATCGACGGCATGATCAGCGCCTTGAGGCCGGAAACCGTGAGCAGGCCGGTGGTCCACCAGCCGAGCCGCACCACCTCGCCGCGGCCGAACGAGGGCAGCCAGCCCAGCGTCACCGCGAACAGATAGATCAGGAGAATGCCGATCAGGAAAGTCGGCAGCGAGATTCCGATCAGCGATACCGCCTGGAATATCTTGGCAAGCACGGTGTCACGCCGCAGCGCCGAATAGACGCCCATCAGGATGCCGAACACCATCGCGAAAATCGTGGCGCAGATCGCGAGTTCCAGCGTCGCCGGCATTCGCTCCTTCAGGAGGTCCGAGACCGGCTGGCGAAACTGGTAGGAGACGCCAAATTTGAATTGCGCGGCGTTGGCGAAATAGTGCACGAACTGGACCGGCACGGGATCGTTGAGGCCGAGGGACTGGCGGATCGCGGCGCGCTCGGCGGCCGAGGTGTCGATCGCAACCATCTGGTTGACGGGGTCGCCGGCGAACCGGAACATCGAGAACGCGATGATGCCGACCGCGATCATGACGCCCATGGCCTGGATCGCCCGGCGAAGAGTGAAAGCGAGCATGTGATCCTTTCACTTCTCTGCAAGTGCGGTGCGCGTCATTGCGAACCGTAACGAAAAGTCCCGGAGGCGCGAGGCTCCCGGGACCCGTGCATTCAAGCTGCTACTCCTGCTTGGTCGCCCAGTACAACAGCACTTCGTTGTCCGCGCGCTGGGTCAATTTCACCTTGTTCGAGACGCCCCAGGCCAGGGCCTGCTGATGCAGCGGGACGTAGCTGTAGTCCTTGTTTCCGATTTCGAAGGCCTGCTTGATCAACTGGTCGCGCTTGGCCGCATCGGTCTCGACCAGGATCTTGTCGGTGAGGACGTCCAGTTCCCTGTTGCAGTACCCGCCGAGATTGGCTTCACCGCGGTTGGGGTCCTTTTCGTCGTCCCGGCAGCCCATGATGTCGTGCAGCACGTTGTGCGAGTCCGATGAGGCCGGCGTCCAGCCCAACATATAGAACGAGGTCTTGAACCCGCCGGGCTTCAAGACCTTGGCGAAGAACTGCTGCTTCGGCTGCGCCAGGAGGTCAACCTTGACGCCGATGCGCGCCAGCATGCCGACCACGGCCTGGCAGATCGCGGAGTCATTGACGTAACGGTCGTTGGGGCAATCCATCGTGACTTCGAAGCCGCTGGGGTAACCGGCCTCGGTCAGCAGTTTCTTGGCCTCGTCGGGGTCTAATTTCGGCCGCTTGAACTCCTTGGAAAGCGCAAACAGCGGCGGGGCGACCATCAGCGCCGACGGGGTCGAGAGGCCGCGCATCACGCGTTTCTGGATCAGGTCGACGTCGACCGCCTTGTAGAAGGCTTCGCGGACGCGGATGTCCTTGAACGGGTTCTTGCCCTTGACGTTCGAGTACAGCAATTCGTCGCGGGTCTGGTCCAATCCGAGGAAGATGGTGCGCAGTTCCGGCCCAGTCAGAACCTTGGCGATCCCGCTCGCATTGACGCGTTCAATGTCCTGAATCGGAACCGGCTCGATGACGTCGACTTCGCCCGAGAGCAGGGCGGCAACGCGCGTCGCGGCGGAAGCGATCGGCGTGAAGTCGATTTCCTTCAAATTATGTTCGGGCTTGCCCCACCAGTTCGGGTTAGCCTTGAACACGGTCTTCACGCCCGGCTGATGGCTCTCGATGTAGAATGGGCCGGTGCCGTTTTCGTGCAGCGATGCGTAGCTCGGCGAGGTCGCCGAGGCGGGCGTCGGCGCCACCGAGTTGTTTTCCTGGCACCACTTCTTGTCCATGATGAACCAGCCGTCCCATTGCGAAACGAGAATCGGATTGGGCGAGTCGAGCATCACGTCGACCGTGTAATCGTCAACCTTGACGAACTTCGCGTCGGTCGCAACGTTGGTCAGAAAATTGGAGCCCGTGGCACGCACGCGATCCGCGGAGAAGATCACGTCCTCGGCGGTGAAGGGGTCGCCATTGTGGAACTTGACGCCCTTGCGCAGATGGAAGCGCCACTGGGTTGGTTTCAGGATTTCCCAGCTTTCCGCCAATGCCGGAACGATCTTCAGATCCTTGTCGCGGGTGACCAGGCCCTCATAGACATGCGCATGATGCGCAATGGTCGTGGTTTCCTTGAGCGTATAGGGATCCAGCGATTTCAGGTCGCCCTGGTTGGCGTAGCGCAAGGTTTGGGCCGATGCCGGCAGCGTCGCAATCGCGACAGTTAAGGCTGTGGCCGTTGCAAGCAAACTCTGACGTACCGACATATGACTGACCTTGTTCCCGTTATGATCAGCCGGTTCGCGCGCTACCGGCAGATATTACCTTTTTGTATTGTTGCCAGAGTTTGGCCGCCGCGCAAGCGCGATTTCCCGTATTGGCGAACCGGTTTGCGTCGCAATGCCGCAATGACTAGCTTCACCTTAAGCCGGGCGCGCAAGCGCGTGACATTCAACTTTCGGAGCGCCGATGGCGGAATTGAAGGCCGATGTACTCGTCCTGGGTGCGGGCATGGTCGGCGTCGGCGCTGCGTTGCATCTGCAGAAGCGGGGCCGCGATGTGGTCCTGATCGACAAGCACGCGCTCGCCGGCGAAGAGACCAGCTTTGGAAACGGCGGGCTGATCGAATGCGCCTCGGTATTTCCCTACATGTTTCCGCGGGATTTCAGCCAGATCCTGCGATACGCGATGAATCGCTCGCCGCAGGTGCGCTACAGCCTGTCCGATCTTCCGGCATTCCTGCCGTGGCTGGTGCGATATTATCTGGCGTCTTCGCCGGCGCGGGCACTGCACAGCGCGATGGCCGAGTTGCCGCTGATCCAGCGCAGCCTCATCGAGCACGAGGCGCTGATCGCGGAAGCCAGGGTGCCGGAGTTGTTGCGGCGCACCGGCTGGATCAAGCTGTTTCGCTCCGAAGCGACGCTTGCCAATGCCGGCCGCGACCTCGAACGCGCCAAACAATATGGCGTTGCGAGCGAGATTCTCGATCCCAAGGCGATCGCGGCGCGCGAGCCCAATCTGACCGGTGACTTCGCCGGCGCAACTTATTTTCCAACACCCGGCTTCGTTCCTGATCCCGGGGGCCTCGCCAAGGCCTATGCGGCGCTGTTCGGCCGCAAGGGCGGGCGGTTTCTCGTCGGCGACGCGCGAACGCTCGAAGCGTCCGGCGGGCGGTGGCGGGTGGCGACGCTGGAGGGGGCGGTGACCGCGCGCGAGGTCGTCGTCGCGATGGGGCCGTGGTCCGATCAGATATTCGGTCCGCTCGGCTATTCGATCCCGCTCAACATCAAGCGCGGCTATCATCTGCATCTTCAGCCGCGCGGCAATGCCGTGCTCAATCATCCCGTTCTGGACTCCGATCTCGGCTACCTGCTGGCGCCGATGAACCGCGGCATTCGCATGACCACGGGTGTGGAGTTCGCCCGCCGCGATGCGCCGCCAACGCCGCTCCAGGTGCTGCGGGCGCTGCCGCGGGCGCATGCGCTGTTTCCGCTGGGAGACCCGATCGAGGCCAAACCCTGGATGGGGGCGCGGCCCTGCTTGCCGGATATGCTGCCGGTGATCGGCAAGGCGCCCCGCCATGCCGGGCTGTGGTTCGATTTCGGCCACCAGCACCACGGGCTGACGCTCGGGCCTGCAACCGGCCGCCTGCTGGCGGAAATGATGACCGGCGAGGTCCCGTTCGCCGATATCAGGCCTTTTGCGGTGGAGCGTTTTGGTTGACCATGTGGGACGAATGAGGGGCAAGGGCAGTGTCTTGTCCTTGCGTGACTCAGCCTGACGCGGCGATACTGCGGCAGGCGATCAAGAGAAGGAGCGGTCATGAAGGTAAACGTCGAAATAGATTGCACGCCCCTCGAAGCCCGGCAGTTTATTGGGTTGCCGGATGTGCAGCCGATGCAGACGGCCGTGATGGACAAGCTGCAACAGCAGATGCTGAGCAATATCGAAAAGGTCTCGCCCGAAGCCCTCATGCAGAGCTGGTTCACCTTCGATCCCAAGATCGCCGAGCGCTTTCAGGACATGTTCGTGACCATGGCCGGCCTCGGTGGCGCCAGCAAGAGTAAGAAATAGTGGCCGCGACGGACGGGAGCGCGCCGGCGGAACAAAAAAAGCTTCGTGCACCGAGCTTGTTCCTGATGCTGGCCGAGGCGAGGAGCCTGTTCGAACTCAATTCGAGCCTGCTGCTGTCGCCGCTATTGCTGCGCGCGCCGAAGGGCGACGGTCATCCGGTGCTGACGCTGCCGGGATTTCTCGCCAGCGACCTGTCGATGGCGCCGATGCGGCGATATCTCAAGGAACTCGGCTACGACGCCTATGCCTGGAACATGGGCCGCAATCTCGGCGGCATCTCCGGTCTGCGCGGCGCGCTGCGCGACCTCCTGAAACGGATTCACGAAATCACCGGGCGCAAGGTCTCTATCGTCGGCTGGAGTCTCGGCGGCGTCTACGCGCGCGATCTCGCACTGCAACTGCCGGACATGGTGCGATCGGTGATCACGCTCGGCAGTCCGTTCGCCAATGATGTCAGGGCGACCAACGCCACGCGGCTCTACGAGGCGTTGTCGGGCGAGGGCGTGAACGACAATCCGGAGATCCGGGAGGCGATCGCCGGCGACCTGCCGGTTCCCGCTACCTCGATCTATTCCCGTACCGATGGCATCGTGAACTACCATACCTGCCTGCTGCGCCCGTCCGAAACGGCCGAAAATATCGAGGTCTATCTCGCCAGCCACGTAGGTCTGGGCGTCAATCCCGCCGCGCTATGGGCGGTGGCCGATCGGCTGGCGCAGCCGGAGGGTGAATTCAGGCAATTTGACCGATCGGGGCCGTTTGCCATTGCATATGCGCCCCCGGAAAATGCACAATCCTGATCGATGTCCTGATATCTTCAGGGCCGTGAGAACGCCAGAAGCGCCGCCAAGGCGCCGCGTGATTTGTTTCTCGGGAGGAAAAATATGAGCGACGCCAAAAAGCTGTCCTCGATGGACGCCTCGTTCCTGTATCTGGAAACGCCGGAAATGCCGATGCATGTCGGAAGCATGGCGATCTTTCGCCTGCCCGAGAATTACAACGGCAATTTCTTCGAAGAGTTCAAGGCGATGATCGCCTCCCGGCTGCACATCGCGCCGATCCTGAAAGCGCGGCTGGAAAAGGCGCCGCTCGACATCGATCATCCGTCCTGGGTCGAGGACGACCAGTTCGATATCGACCGGCATATTTTCCGCGGCAGCCTGCCGGCCCCCTACGACCGCGCGACGCTGGAGCGCATCGTCGGCTGGATGCATGCCAAACTGCTCAACCGCGCCCGTCCGCTCTGGGAGTTCTATGTCTTCGAGGGCATGAAGGACAACGAGATCGGGCTTTACTCCAAGATGCATCACGCCTGCATCGACGGCGGCGCAGGCGCGGCGCTGACCAACATGATCTACGACGTGACGCCGGTGCCGCGGGTGGTCGAGCCGCCGATTCCGCAGGCCAAGGGCGGGCCGGAGCCGCGCGACATCGCCGCCAACCTCATCGATTCCTATCAGGCGCTTTGGCGGCAGCCATTCGATGCCTCGTCGAGCCCGAAGACCATCGACCTGCCGCGCTCCGGAAAGAGCGATCTCGGGTCGATCCTGTTCGACAACGCCATGTTCCAGATCGAGAGCGCGGTGAAATTCGCCAGCAGCGTGCCGACGATGCTGAAGAGCGTCTCCGAGGTGATCGGCAAGGTCACCGATCCCAAATCGCGCGACAGCATCGCCAGCATGGTTTCGCCCTCGACGATCCTGAACAAGGCGATCTCGTCGGAGCGCAGCTTTGCCGGCACCTCGATCTCGCTGTCGAAAGCCAAGGCGCTGGCCAAACAATCCGGCGGCAAGCTCAACGACGTCGTGCTGGCGCTCGCCTCCGGCGTGGTGCGGCGCTATCTTTTGGAGCGCGGCGCCCTCCCGGCCAAGGCGATGACCGCCGCGGTGCCGATCTCGCTGCGCGAAGAGGGCAACACCGACGCCAACAACCAGGTGTTCGGCATGATCTGCTCGATTGCCACCAACGTCGAGGATCCCAAGACGCGGCTGGAAACCATCATCGCGCAATCCACCAAGTCGAAGGAGATGTCGCATCCGCTGCGCGCCTTCATGCCGCAGGTCTCTAATATCTCGATGCTGGGCACGCCGATCCTGGTCCAGATCATGGCGCTGCTCTACAGCCGCTCCGATCTCTCCAACGTGCTGCCGCCGGCGGCGAACATCACGGTCTCCAACGTGCCGGGGCCGCGGCAGACGCTCTATGCGGCCGGCGCCGAATTGCTGCACATCTTCCCTGTGTCAATCTCGACCCACGGGCTTGCGCTCAACATCACCGTGCAGAGCTATCGCGACCAGCTCGATTTCGGCTTCATCGCCGGCGCCAACATCATTCCCCATGTCCAGGTTTTGTGCGACATGCTTCCGCTCGAATTCGAGGCGCTGGAAAAGGCGCTCGCGCCACCGCCCGCCGATATCAAGGGCGCAGCTGAATAGGGCATGATCCGAAAAAAGCCTGCCCCGCAGTTGATGCGGGGTGGGAAACCGGTTTTTCGACAGATCATGCCCAAGAGAAAACAGAGATCGTTCGATGATAGAGATGCCGCCGCTGCAGTTCGCCCAGACCAACGGGATCCGCATGGGTTATTACGAGGCGGGCCCGACAACCGACAAGCCACCGGTCATTCTCTGCCATGGCTGGCCGGAGATCGCATTTTCCTGGCGTTACCAGATCAAGGCGCTGGGCGAGGCCGGCATCCGCGTGATCGCGCCGGACCAGCGTGGCTATGGCGCGACCGACCGGCCGGAGCCGGTCGAAGCCTATGACATGGAGCACCTGACCGGCGATCTCGTCGGCCTGCTCGACCATCTGAAGATCGACAAGGCGATTTTCGTCGGCCACGACTGGGGCGGCTTTGTCGTCTGGCAGATGCCGCTGCGGCATCCTTCACGCGTCGCCGGGGTCGTCGGGGTCAACACGCCTCACCTGGGTCGCGCGCCGGCGGATCCGATCGAGCTGTTCCGCCAGCGCTTCGGCGACAGCATGTATATCGTGCAGTTTCAGGCCCCCGGCCGCGAACCCGACAAGATCTTCGGCAGCCGTGTCGAGCAGACTTTCGACGCCTTCATGCGCAAGCCGGTGACGCGCCCCGAAGGCACGCCGGAAGAACAGCCTATTGCGGGCGTCGGCGCGTCAGCGCGACTCAATCTGGCGTTTCCGCAGATGATCGCGAATTACGACGCCAAGCACGATCCGCGCACGCCGATCCTGTCGCCGGAGGAAAAGCAGGTCTTCGTCGACACCTTTACGAAGACGGGCTTCACCGGCGGCATCAACTGGTATCGCAACTTCACCCGCAACTGGCAGGGCTCGGCCGGCCTCGATTTCACCGTACGGGTACCGTCGCTGATGATCATGGCCGAGAACGACGCGGTGCTGCCGCCCTCCGCCGCCGACGGCATGGAGAAGCTCGTTCTCGATCTGGAAAAATATCTGGTCCGGGGCAGCGGCCATTGGACGCAGCAGGAAAAGCCGGAAGAGGTCAGCGCCAAGCTGATCGAATGGCGTAGGAAGAGATTTGGGTGAGGCGTATCCGGTGTCGTCATCCTGAGGTGCGAGCCCTCTTCGGCGAGCCTCGAAGGATGCGGCGACGGGCGCAAGCGGCCCATCCTTCGAGGCGCGCAAGTGCGCGCACCTCCCGAGCGAACGCAAGTGCGTTCGTCCGGGGATGACGCTGGTTATGTAGCGAGATCGCAGGAGAGACTACCGCAATGGCGTCACCCAATAAACTCAGTCCGATCCCGCATCCGCCGAAAAAGCCCGTGGTCGGCAACATGCTGTCGCTGGATCCGAACGCGCCGGTGCAGCATCTGGTAAGGCTGACGAGGGAGCTCGGGCCGATCTATTGGCTGGACATGATGGGGGCGCCGCTGGTGATCGTGTCGGGCCACGATCTCGTCGATGAACTCAGCGACGAAACGCGCTTCGACAAGGCGGTGCGCGGCTCGCTGCGCCGGGTCCGCGCGGTCGGCGGCGACGGGCTGTTCACCGCCGATACCTCGGAGCCGAACTGGAGCAAGGCGCACAACATCCTGCTGCAGCCGTTCGGCAACCGCGCGATGCAGTCCTATCACCCGAGCATGGTCGATATCGCCGAGCAGCTGGTCAAGAAATGGGAGCGGCTGAACGCCGACGAGGAGATCGACGTCGTTCACGACATGACGGCGCTGACGCTCGACACCATCGGCCTCTGCGGGTTCGACTACCGCTTCAATTCCTTCTACCGCCGCGATTACCATCCATTCGTCGAATCGCTGGTGCGCTCGCTCGAGACCATCATGATGACCCGCGGCCTGCCGCTCGAGGGCCTGTGGCTGCAGAAGCGCCGCAAGGATTTGGCGCAGGACGTCGCCTTCATGAACAGGATGGTCGACGAGATCATCGCCGAGCGGCGCGGCAACGCCGAAGCCGCCGAGGGCAAGAAGGACATGCTCGGCGCCATGATGACCGGCGTCGACCGCTTAACCGGCGAGCAACTCGACGACGTCAACATCCGCTACCAGATCAACACGTTTCTGATCGCGGGCCACGAGACCACGAGCGGCCTGTTGTCCTGCACGATCTACGCGCTGCTCAAGCATCCCGACATTCTCAAGAAGGCCTATGAGGAAGTCGACCGGGTGCTCGGGCCCGATACCAACGCCCGGCCGACCTATCAGCAGGTCACGCAACTGACCTACATCACGCAGATCCTCAAAGAGGCGCTGCGGCTGTGGCCGCCGGCGCCGGCCTACGGCATCGCGCCGCTCAATGACGAAACCATCGGCGGCAAATACAAGCTGAGGAAGAACACCTTCGTCACCGTGCTCGTCATGGCGCTGCACCGCGATCCGAGCGTGTGGGGACCGAACCCGGACAAGTTCGATCCGGAAAACTTTAGCCGCGAGGCCGAGGCGGCGCGCCCGATCAACGCGTGGAAGCCGTTCGGCAACGGCCAGCGCGCCTGTATCGGGCGCGGATTTGCCATGCATGAGGCGGCGCTGGCGATTGGCATGATCCTGCAGCGCTTCAAGCTGGTGGATAATCACCGCTACCAGATGCATCTGAAGGAAACGCTGACGATCAAGCCCGACGGCTTCAAGATCAAGGTTCGTCCGCGCGCCGACCGGGAGCGCGGTGCGTTCACCGGCGGTACGGCGGCGGCCGCAGTGTCGACCGCGGCGGCGCCTCGCGCCCGGACGCGTCCGGGACACAACACGCCGCTGCTCGTTCTGTATGGATCCAACCTCGGCACCGCGGAAGAGCTGGCGACGCGGGTCGCCGATCTCGCCGAGGTCAACGGCTTTGCGACCAAACTCGCGCCGCTCGACGATTACGTCGGCAAGCTACCGGAGCAGGGCGGCGTCCT from Bradyrhizobium sp. Ash2021 encodes the following:
- a CDS encoding esterase/lipase family protein, which codes for MVAATDGSAPAEQKKLRAPSLFLMLAEARSLFELNSSLLLSPLLLRAPKGDGHPVLTLPGFLASDLSMAPMRRYLKELGYDAYAWNMGRNLGGISGLRGALRDLLKRIHEITGRKVSIVGWSLGGVYARDLALQLPDMVRSVITLGSPFANDVRATNATRLYEALSGEGVNDNPEIREAIAGDLPVPATSIYSRTDGIVNYHTCLLRPSETAENIEVYLASHVGLGVNPAALWAVADRLAQPEGEFRQFDRSGPFAIAYAPPENAQS
- a CDS encoding wax ester/triacylglycerol synthase family O-acyltransferase, whose product is MSDAKKLSSMDASFLYLETPEMPMHVGSMAIFRLPENYNGNFFEEFKAMIASRLHIAPILKARLEKAPLDIDHPSWVEDDQFDIDRHIFRGSLPAPYDRATLERIVGWMHAKLLNRARPLWEFYVFEGMKDNEIGLYSKMHHACIDGGAGAALTNMIYDVTPVPRVVEPPIPQAKGGPEPRDIAANLIDSYQALWRQPFDASSSPKTIDLPRSGKSDLGSILFDNAMFQIESAVKFASSVPTMLKSVSEVIGKVTDPKSRDSIASMVSPSTILNKAISSERSFAGTSISLSKAKALAKQSGGKLNDVVLALASGVVRRYLLERGALPAKAMTAAVPISLREEGNTDANNQVFGMICSIATNVEDPKTRLETIIAQSTKSKEMSHPLRAFMPQVSNISMLGTPILVQIMALLYSRSDLSNVLPPAANITVSNVPGPRQTLYAAGAELLHIFPVSISTHGLALNITVQSYRDQLDFGFIAGANIIPHVQVLCDMLPLEFEALEKALAPPPADIKGAAE
- a CDS encoding ABC transporter permease, whose amino-acid sequence is MLAFTLRRAIQAMGVMIAVGIIAFSMFRFAGDPVNQMVAIDTSAAERAAIRQSLGLNDPVPVQFVHYFANAAQFKFGVSYQFRQPVSDLLKERMPATLELAICATIFAMVFGILMGVYSALRRDTVLAKIFQAVSLIGISLPTFLIGILLIYLFAVTLGWLPSFGRGEVVRLGWWTTGLLTVSGLKALIMPSITLGLFQMTLIMRLVRAEMLEVLRTDYIRFARARGLTTRAIHFGHALKNTLVPVITVAGLQFGSVIAFAIITETVFQWPGMGLLFVQAVQNVDIPIMAAYLLMVSLIFVTINLVVDILYTVVDPRLRSTISRPG
- a CDS encoding ABC transporter substrate-binding protein, with the translated sequence MSVRQSLLATATALTVAIATLPASAQTLRYANQGDLKSLDPYTLKETTTIAHHAHVYEGLVTRDKDLKIVPALAESWEILKPTQWRFHLRKGVKFHNGDPFTAEDVIFSADRVRATGSNFLTNVATDAKFVKVDDYTVDVMLDSPNPILVSQWDGWFIMDKKWCQENNSVAPTPASATSPSYASLHENGTGPFYIESHQPGVKTVFKANPNWWGKPEHNLKEIDFTPIASAATRVAALLSGEVDVIEPVPIQDIERVNASGIAKVLTGPELRTIFLGLDQTRDELLYSNVKGKNPFKDIRVREAFYKAVDVDLIQKRVMRGLSTPSALMVAPPLFALSKEFKRPKLDPDEAKKLLTEAGYPSGFEVTMDCPNDRYVNDSAICQAVVGMLARIGVKVDLLAQPKQQFFAKVLKPGGFKTSFYMLGWTPASSDSHNVLHDIMGCRDDEKDPNRGEANLGGYCNRELDVLTDKILVETDAAKRDQLIKQAFEIGNKDYSYVPLHQQALAWGVSNKVKLTQRADNEVLLYWATKQE
- a CDS encoding FAD-dependent oxidoreductase; this encodes MAELKADVLVLGAGMVGVGAALHLQKRGRDVVLIDKHALAGEETSFGNGGLIECASVFPYMFPRDFSQILRYAMNRSPQVRYSLSDLPAFLPWLVRYYLASSPARALHSAMAELPLIQRSLIEHEALIAEARVPELLRRTGWIKLFRSEATLANAGRDLERAKQYGVASEILDPKAIAAREPNLTGDFAGATYFPTPGFVPDPGGLAKAYAALFGRKGGRFLVGDARTLEASGGRWRVATLEGAVTAREVVVAMGPWSDQIFGPLGYSIPLNIKRGYHLHLQPRGNAVLNHPVLDSDLGYLLAPMNRGIRMTTGVEFARRDAPPTPLQVLRALPRAHALFPLGDPIEAKPWMGARPCLPDMLPVIGKAPRHAGLWFDFGHQHHGLTLGPATGRLLAEMMTGEVPFADIRPFAVERFG
- a CDS encoding cytochrome P450, whose amino-acid sequence is MASPNKLSPIPHPPKKPVVGNMLSLDPNAPVQHLVRLTRELGPIYWLDMMGAPLVIVSGHDLVDELSDETRFDKAVRGSLRRVRAVGGDGLFTADTSEPNWSKAHNILLQPFGNRAMQSYHPSMVDIAEQLVKKWERLNADEEIDVVHDMTALTLDTIGLCGFDYRFNSFYRRDYHPFVESLVRSLETIMMTRGLPLEGLWLQKRRKDLAQDVAFMNRMVDEIIAERRGNAEAAEGKKDMLGAMMTGVDRLTGEQLDDVNIRYQINTFLIAGHETTSGLLSCTIYALLKHPDILKKAYEEVDRVLGPDTNARPTYQQVTQLTYITQILKEALRLWPPAPAYGIAPLNDETIGGKYKLRKNTFVTVLVMALHRDPSVWGPNPDKFDPENFSREAEAARPINAWKPFGNGQRACIGRGFAMHEAALAIGMILQRFKLVDNHRYQMHLKETLTIKPDGFKIKVRPRADRERGAFTGGTAAAAVSTAAAPRARTRPGHNTPLLVLYGSNLGTAEELATRVADLAEVNGFATKLAPLDDYVGKLPEQGGVLIFCASYNGAAPDNATQFVKWLGGDLPKDAFAKLRYAVFGCGNSDWAATYQSVPRGIDEQLAAHGGRSVYARGEGDARSDLDGQFEKWFAALGPAAAQEFGLASNITRSADDEPLYKIEPVAPSAVNAIVALGGAAPMKMLVNSELQNKAGAQPSDRSTRHIEVQLPSNITYRVGDHLSVVPRNDPALVDSVARRFGFLPADQIRLQVAEGRRAQLPVGDAVSVGRLLTEFVELQQVATRKQIQIMSENTRCPVTKPKLLSLVGDDADSTERYRTEVLGKRKSVFDLLEEHPACELPFHAYLEMLSLLAPRYYSISSSPAGDAARCSVTVAVVEAPASSGRGIYRGVCSNYLAGRRNGETIHATVRETKAGFRLPDDAAQPIIMIGPGTGLAPFRGFLQERADRKAKGASLGSAMLFFGCRHPEQDYLYADELKAFAANGITELHTAFSRADGPKTYVQHLVAAQKDRVWSLIEQGAIIYVCGDGGKMEPDVKAALVAIYREHSGAGAEAGQRWIDEMGTKNRYVLDVWAGG
- a CDS encoding DUF6489 family protein; this translates as MKVNVEIDCTPLEARQFIGLPDVQPMQTAVMDKLQQQMLSNIEKVSPEALMQSWFTFDPKIAERFQDMFVTMAGLGGASKSKK
- a CDS encoding alpha/beta hydrolase, which encodes MIEMPPLQFAQTNGIRMGYYEAGPTTDKPPVILCHGWPEIAFSWRYQIKALGEAGIRVIAPDQRGYGATDRPEPVEAYDMEHLTGDLVGLLDHLKIDKAIFVGHDWGGFVVWQMPLRHPSRVAGVVGVNTPHLGRAPADPIELFRQRFGDSMYIVQFQAPGREPDKIFGSRVEQTFDAFMRKPVTRPEGTPEEQPIAGVGASARLNLAFPQMIANYDAKHDPRTPILSPEEKQVFVDTFTKTGFTGGINWYRNFTRNWQGSAGLDFTVRVPSLMIMAENDAVLPPSAADGMEKLVLDLEKYLVRGSGHWTQQEKPEEVSAKLIEWRRKRFG
- a CDS encoding ABC transporter permease, translated to MSDAVVPHQAEPSAPHGRGWLRRALESDVFYSFRRSRLTMVAAAITILFFLLAIFASVLAVQNPFDPAQLQLMNSRIAPLWTADGQSPFLLGTDEQGRDVLSAILYGLRISLVVGVLGVVFSGALGIMLGLIAGYVGGAVDSLIMRIADVQLTFPAILIALLVNGVVKSVFGNRLDAMNMLAVLVVAIGLSFWVQYARTVRGSVLVEKSKDYVAAAQLIGLPAPVIMLRHVLPNTMGPILVIATINLALAIITEATLSFLGSGMPDTMPSLGTLIGIGNNYLFSGEWWIVAFPGMALAALILSINLLGDWLRDALNPKLR